Below is a window of Pedobacter africanus DNA.
AAAGCTTTTTTATGGGCCACTTCCTGGAAGTTTATTTTTTCAAATTCCCGGTAAGGAAGAAATACATAGCCTTCTAGCCTTAGGTCCAGGTTTCTTTTGACGTTGTAAATATTTTTAATGCCCCCTGCAAGGTAAGATGTGGCTCTGAAATTTTCCAGAAATACAGATCGGCTGTCTTGCAAAGGATAAAATGCGGGTGCCGCAAGCAGGCTCGAATAATAATTTGAAAACAGCGGTATGTTCGAAAATACGGCTTCGGCTTGATACCCCAGGGTATACCTGCCCAGGTGGAAGAAATAATTTTCGTCGCTGGCTTTGATCTTTATCCATTGCCTGAACTGTCTGCTTACACTTACTTTCGAAGCAAGCATACTTCCTGATCCATTGATATTACCCGGGGTATAACTTTCCCTGCCCGCAAAATACCCGAAGCTGAGCAGGAAGTTACGGCCCCTGCTGGCATATTGCTTGCGGTTAAAGGTATATTGTTCAAAAGAAAGCGCAGATAAGGATCCGGTGAGGATTGTTTTTTCAAGTACGTCACCGATGGCAAAGGTATTGTTCGGGCTATACCTGTCGTTGTTATTGATAAAGGCACTGCTCAGGGTGATCTTTGCATTCCTGTTTAGGGGCATACCCATTTTAAGCTCTATTTTTTGGTCAGACTGCTCTATATAAGTCGGATGCGGGTTTTCAATAAAAATGGAGCTGGTATTGTAATAGTTAAAGTGGTTATAGGTTACGTCGGCAGCCAGGAAAAGGGGCAAACCAGAAGGATAATCTATGCGGCCATTCATTTGCAGGGATTCGTAAAAACGTCCTGAATAAAGGTTCACACCAAAAGTATAAGCCTTCTTGTTAAGATAATTGTACTGTACGCCCAGGAAAACATTGCTGATGGGACGGGTAGAGATATTACCTCCGAAATCAATTTTGAGGCTTTTGCGGGGCTGGGCCAGTATGTCGAAGTTGTAACTGTCTGCTACCGGGTTATAAGTTATTTTAGGGTAAATGGTTTCAAAAGTTTCATCGGCAACCAATTTATAATAGCCCTGTTTAATGTCGTTCAGGTTAAATGTGGGTTTATCGCTTTTAAAAAGACGTTCTATGTACTTTTTCTGCTGGTTGTTTACCCCGGTAACTATTACACTGCTGAACAGAAGATCAGGTTTTTTACTGTTAAAGTCTTTTCGCCTGGTCATGAGCTCGTGGATGTTAACGCGCCTTTTGACTTTCTTTTTGATTTGCTCCATAGTGGCCATAGTGGCGTCGTAGCCTTGTTTGATCAGCGCTTCCACAGGGTTAAAATTGGTTACGCTATAGTCTTTCAGGTCGGGCTGGATGTATACACCGTTTTCACCGATCAGGGTAGAGTCGGATTTTGAGAGGAACATAAATACCATTAACCGGTTCATCAGCCGCTCATCACGGTTCTTAGGATATTCGTTGTAGGTTTTTGAGGATACATTGGCACCGATCATCAGGTCGGGGTTAAACTCCTTTTTCATCACATCGGCCGGGAAGTTATTGTATAGCCCACCATCAAAAACATATTTTTCGTCCAGTTTTATGGGCCGGTACACCAGGGGGACGGTCATGGTAGCCCTTACCGCTTCCGCAAGGCTGCCTTTTTTTACGGTAATGCTGGTTTGCGACAAGACATCGGACACCATACACCGGTAGGGTACAAACAGGTTGTCAAAATTGTCTTTGGATGCAGCAGATGCCTGTGAAAAAAGCTCGAGTAAAGCGAAATTCAAGGGGATGTCGTTCACAAGGTTTGATCTGAAACTCATACGCAAACTGGTATCGAGCGAAAGCTTCGCTGTAATGATTGAAGGGTTCAGTGGCTTTTTCTGGAAGAAAAAGGAGTAGTCACTTTTAAACCTTCCGCTTACCCAATCCTGAAACTCCGCGCTTAATGCCAGTTTCTCGATTTGTGTGGGCGAATAGCCTGCAGCATACAAGGCACCAACAATGCCACCCATAGAAGTGCCGGTAATGTAATCTATCGGGATGTTGTTTTCTTCGAGCGCCTTTAATGTGCCAATGTGTGCAATGCCTTTGGCGCCTCCGCCACTCAATACCAGTCCAACCTTCTGGCCATAACCCGGAAATGCCAGAACAGCAAGGATGATGATAAACAATTGCTTACAAATGATCACACCCTAAAAATAGGGAAATTAGTTCAAAATTTATTCTCCATCAGCACCGGTAATGAGCACGGTAAAATTGTAGGATAGTTTATCCCCCTTTTTTAGGTGATGCTCACCGCTATAATTGTCGGCCAGTATGGCTTTACCCTTTTGTTCTATATGAATACCACCTTTACCTGAGTTTGACCATGATGAAGGCAGGGTATTACTTTCATTACTGCTCAGCTGGTATTGCAACCCGCCTGCCATATCACCAAGCCAGACTTTATCCTCTCCTTTATGGGCAGAAGTCCATTTCCAATCCACCACATCCGGGCGTTTTTGTTCTGTTAAGCCCAGTCCTTTGATAGAACCGGCAGCTTCAGGGGTAATGGGCAGGTGCAATCGGATGTTGTCCAGATCGATATCATTAATGGCAGTAACTTCAACTGCATAAGAGAGCAGGCCTTTCGCAGTTAAGCTTGCATTTACCTGCATGGTCAGGCTATCGGAAACATTTTTTACAGACCATTTTATCTCCCCGGGTTTCTGGTCAGAAAATTTCAGGACCTCGCTTCTCAGCTTAAGGTCTTTATGATTTGAGCTTACAGGCAAATGGAAGTGGATAGGTTCAGTAATCAGCTTCAGCGAAGTCTGGATCATGGCCGGAAAACCATCAGAATTCAGGACTACCTGCTTTCCGGGAATGGAAATGGTTTTATCGTTAATTGTAAGTTTTTGTGCAGCTGCAGTTTTACCCAGTAGCAAAACCATAAAAAGGGCAATGATCTGTTTCATTTTTAAGATTCAATTTTTTGGGTAAGGTAAACAATTTCCTTTATAGACTCATCCATTTGTATGGCGGTATGTTTTATCCTGGCCAGAAGTTCCAGGTTGTCAGGATCATCTGGCTGATCAGTGTTAAAAAGATCTACCAATCCGATTAAGTTGGATACAGGGCCACGAATCTGGTGTGCCTGCACCCAGGCAATCTCCTTAAGTTTTTTATTCTGCATTTCTA
It encodes the following:
- a CDS encoding patatin-like phospholipase family protein — protein: MFIIILAVLAFPGYGQKVGLVLSGGGAKGIAHIGTLKALEENNIPIDYITGTSMGGIVGALYAAGYSPTQIEKLALSAEFQDWVSGRFKSDYSFFFQKKPLNPSIITAKLSLDTSLRMSFRSNLVNDIPLNFALLELFSQASAASKDNFDNLFVPYRCMVSDVLSQTSITVKKGSLAEAVRATMTVPLVYRPIKLDEKYVFDGGLYNNFPADVMKKEFNPDLMIGANVSSKTYNEYPKNRDERLMNRLMVFMFLSKSDSTLIGENGVYIQPDLKDYSVTNFNPVEALIKQGYDATMATMEQIKKKVKRRVNIHELMTRRKDFNSKKPDLLFSSVIVTGVNNQQKKYIERLFKSDKPTFNLNDIKQGYYKLVADETFETIYPKITYNPVADSYNFDILAQPRKSLKIDFGGNISTRPISNVFLGVQYNYLNKKAYTFGVNLYSGRFYESLQMNGRIDYPSGLPLFLAADVTYNHFNYYNTSSIFIENPHPTYIEQSDQKIELKMGMPLNRNAKITLSSAFINNNDRYSPNNTFAIGDVLEKTILTGSLSALSFEQYTFNRKQYASRGRNFLLSFGYFAGRESYTPGNINGSGSMLASKVSVSRQFRQWIKIKASDENYFFHLGRYTLGYQAEAVFSNIPLFSNYYSSLLAAPAFYPLQDSRSVFLENFRATSYLAGGIKNIYNVKRNLDLRLEGYVFLPYREFEKINFQEVAHKKAFTQWHYAGTAGLVYHTPLGPIGLSYNLYDNPIKRNGVLLHLGYLIYNKRSTE
- a CDS encoding glycoside hydrolase domain-containing protein; protein product: MKQIIALFMVLLLGKTAAAQKLTINDKTISIPGKQVVLNSDGFPAMIQTSLKLITEPIHFHLPVSSNHKDLKLRSEVLKFSDQKPGEIKWSVKNVSDSLTMQVNASLTAKGLLSYAVEVTAINDIDLDNIRLHLPITPEAAGSIKGLGLTEQKRPDVVDWKWTSAHKGEDKVWLGDMAGGLQYQLSSNESNTLPSSWSNSGKGGIHIEQKGKAILADNYSGEHHLKKGDKLSYNFTVLITGADGE